From the Drosophila subpulchrella strain 33 F10 #4 breed RU33 unplaced genomic scaffold, RU_Dsub_v1.1 Primary Assembly Seq357, whole genome shotgun sequence genome, one window contains:
- the LOC119561509 gene encoding cellular nucleic acid-binding protein-like has product MIPRPGAVIPKDTRCYNCRQMGHTAKDCKKPKRPDNGCFICFEVGHMHRQCPKRTVGFTLPEAEETMDEKPFIQLIPEAQ; this is encoded by the exons ATGATCCCTCGCCCAGGAGCCGTAATTCCGAAAGACACTAGATGCTACAACTGCCGACAAATGGGgcacaccgccaaagattgcAAGAAGCCGAAAAGACCGGACAACGGATGCTTCATCTGTTTCGAAGTGGGCCATATGCACCGTCAGTGTCCCAAGCGCACCGTGGGCTTTACCTTGCCAGAAGCTGAAGAAACCATGGATGAAAAGCCGTTTATTCAGTTA ATACCGGAAGCCCAATAA